In one window of Penaeus monodon isolate SGIC_2016 chromosome 36, NSTDA_Pmon_1, whole genome shotgun sequence DNA:
- the LOC119595869 gene encoding uncharacterized protein LOC119595869 encodes MRVVQGCVLITVLFVPALNLVSAAHSTPLDAPLDWRRPYSPRPLHEDGVVEYSERRAEHFSLGSAKQYPLKGSGYFVSATDFPSVARERHSLSSALGTQHFASSPFSRGFLDPPRRFASLGVTGDPDDGSKAELCWGFPFMCLASSEQIALLLSPAGGESRGRRTQATRPRQGDRPRPAKRYLGIELPDYIATKHTALRATNSHYLARINQLKQRMRHVGK; translated from the exons ATGCGGGTGGTGCAGGGCTGTGTGCTGATAACTGTATTATTCGTGCCCGCCCTCAACCTCGTCTCGGCCGCCCACTCCACGCCCCTCGACGCCCCCTTGGACTGGCGACGCCCTTACTCCCCACGCCCACTGCACGAGGATGGCGTCGTCGAGTACTCCGAAAGGCGCGCTGAGCATTTCTCGCTGGGCAGTGCCAAGCAGTATCCTTTAAAGGGCAGCGGGTACTTTGTGAGTGCCACAGACTTCCCGAGTGTCGCGAGGGAGAGGCACTCACTCTCTTCGGCACTCGGCACTCAACACTTCGCTTCCTCGCCGTTTTCACGGGGCTTCCTCGATCCTCCGAGACGGTTCGCCAGCCTAGGTGTCACTGGGGATCCAGATGACGGTTCCAAAGCCGAGCTCTGCTGGGGATTCCCCTTCATGTGCCTCGCTTCTTCAGAACAG ATCGCGCTCCTCCTTTCGCCCGCAGGAGGGGAGTCACGAGGGCGCCGGACCCAAGCAACGCGCCCACGGCAAGGAGACCGCCCACGACCTGCTAAGCGCTACC TTGGAATTGAACTGCCCGACTACATCGCCACGAAGCATACCGCACTCAGGGCTACCAACTCACACTACCTCGCCAGGATCAACCAGCTCAAACAACGCATGCGCCACGTGGGTAAATAA
- the LOC119595870 gene encoding uncharacterized protein LOC119595870, whose amino-acid sequence MVIGQKVALMVLWAGVCGCGIVGAAKYAWGDALVDPEATGPDGLKYPTELINRLYADGEFGPPSGMRRGRTLMPTLDPQTVRKNLLQGFYDANAHTDHATLKPQGRSMPDRNSSPSSPARAVGSSVQENLVRMSTSVKSSTSSSTVSSSISSSSTACPKGPPARMCQTRYNTTAPMYGVSLTSGQPVTIVQKFPDLLQQVIFEVCESDTCDVVQGSCVQTYVPYLFLVIPLGPVTLTGQDYVLVESGCVCQPKYSQASSLPSPIEAISGGP is encoded by the exons GTCGCGCTGATGGTGTTGTGGGCGGGCGTGTGTGGCTGCGGGATTGTGGGCGCTGCGAAGTACGCCTGGGGGGACGCCCTGGTCGACCCTGAGGCCACCGGACCCGATGGCTTGAAGTACCCAAC AGAGCTGATCAACCGTCTATACGCTGATGGAGAGTTCGGACCTCCTTCAGGAATGCGCCGAGGGAGGACTCTGATGCCCACGTTAGACCCTCAGACCGTGAGGAAGAACCTGTTGCAGGGTTTCTACGACGCCAACGCACACACTGACCACGCCACACTAAAGCCCCAGG GGCGCAGCATGCCGGACAGAAACTCCTCGCCTTCGTCCCCAGCGCGCGCCGTGGGTTCCTCTGTACAGGAGAACCTCGTCAGGATGTCCACCTCCGTCAAGAGCTCGACCTCCAGCAGCACCGTGTCCTCCTCGATCTCGTCCTCCTCGACTGCGTGCCCTAAGGGACCGCCGGCGAGGATGTGCCAGACGAGGTACAACACGACGGCCCCCATGTACGGCGTTAGTCTCACGTCGGGGCAGCCCGTGACCATCGTGCAGAAGTTCCCCGATCTCCTGCAGCAAGTGATCTTCGAAGTGTGCGA GAGTGACACTTGCGACGTGGTGCAGGGTAGTTGCGTGCAGACCTATGTCCCTTACCTGTTCCTGGTGATTCCTCTGGGCCCCGTCACGCTCACCGGCCAGGACTACGTGTTGGTAGAGTCCGGATGCGTGTGTCAGCCCAAGTACAGCCAGGCTTCGTCCTTGCCGTCGCCCATCGAAGCCATATCCGGCGGACCATGA